A genome region from Oryzias latipes chromosome 2, ASM223467v1 includes the following:
- the s100b gene encoding protein S100-B, which yields MTDLETSMATIIAVFQKYSEREGDKHKLKKSELRELLHDELPELMAHVKDQATLDSLMESLDTDGDAECNFQEFMTFVSLVTVCCHEFFEHEDD from the exons ATGACTGACCTGGAGACGTCGATGGCGACCATCATCGCTGTGTTTCAGAAGTACTCGGAGAGAGAAGGAGACAAGCACAAGTTGAAGAAGAGCGAGCTGAGGGAGCTGCTTCACGACGAGCTGCCGGAGCTGATGGCG CACGTCAAAGACCAGGCCACGCTGGACAGCCTGATGGAGAGCCTGGACACGGACGGCGACGCCGAGTGCAACTTCCAGGAGTTCATGACATTTGTCTCCCTGGTGACCGTCTGTTGCCATGAGTTCTTTGAGCATGAGGACGACTGA
- the LOC105355183 gene encoding cell adhesion molecule 4-like, protein MNDQTTPVPSVQTSAPFVPRFPDLVTRIGQKDIYAQTEDFAALIGGIISGVLLTFICTIAVLLWCLSRQKGSYATNETDEDEDEGDGQSVDSDFELQSKKPLKAEDD, encoded by the exons ATGAACGACCAGACGACTCCGGTTCCGTCTGTCCAAACATCGGCCCCATTTGTTCCTAGGTTTCCAGACCTCGTCACCAGGATCGGACAGAAGG ATATCTATGCTCAAACTGAGGACTTTGCTGCTTTAATTGGAG GAATCATCAGCGGCGTCCTGCTGACCTTCATCTGCACAATCGCAGTGCTGCTATGGTGTCTGTCCAGACAGAAAGGCTCCTACGCCACCAATGAGACCGACGAAGACGAGGACGAAGGCGACGGCCAGTCTGTGGATTCCGATTTCGAACTCCAGTCCAAGAAACCCCTGAAGGCTGAGGATGACTGA